From the genome of Suricata suricatta isolate VVHF042 chromosome 3, meerkat_22Aug2017_6uvM2_HiC, whole genome shotgun sequence, one region includes:
- the NEMP2 gene encoding nuclear envelope integral membrane protein 2 isoform X2, which produces MDLIKTSQSDCYCYSQNSQMEWKYMWSTLQVKITSSDLLNIAYITGRHNCQYPETILSFIRCVIHNFWTPKESNEITIIINPYGETMCFSVKPVRKIFIYTISVNRNIVDFKLFLVFVAGVLLFFYAKTLSQSPIFFYSSGTVLGVLMTLVFLLLLVKRFIPKYSTFWALMVGCWFASVYVVCQLMEDLKWLWHENRMYILGYVLVAGYLSFAVCYKHGPLVDERSVTLLRWTLQLLALVLIYCGVTAPQGSCAALILILASRSLRYPLKAFTSLRWKMKKWWTSKKPVVKYLTDDEYREQADTETSSALEELRGACRRPDFPAWLVVSRLQAPNKFADFVLGGSHLSPEEIRLHEEQYGFGGAFLEEQLFNLRTA; this is translated from the exons gtgaaaatTACCAGTTCAGACCTGCTCAATATTGCATATATCACAGGAAGACATAATTGTCAGTATCCAGAAaccattttatcttttatcaGATGTGTGATTCATAATTTTTGGACACCAAAGGAGTCTAATGAAATAACCATAATCATCAATCCATATGGAGAGACCATGTGCTTCTCTGTGAAGCCTGTCAGGAAGATATTTATCTATACAATTAGTGTGAATCGAAACA TTGTGGATTTCAAACTCTTCCTTGTATTTGTAGCAGGtgttttgctcttcttttatGCAAAGACCTTGAGTCA aagtcctattttcttttactcttctgGGACCGTGCTAGGAGTTCTAATGACATTAGTCTTTCTCCTGCTTCTGGTGAAAAGGTTTATTCCTAAG TATAGCACGTTTTGGGCTCTAATGGTTGGTTGTTGGTTTGCTTCAGTTTACGTTGTGTGTCAGTtgatggaggatctgaagtggctcTGGCATGAAAACAGAATGTATATATTAg GCTATGTCTTGGTCGCTGGATATCTCAGCTTCGCTGTTTGTTACAAGCACGGGCCCCTTGTTGACGAAAGGAGCGTGACTCTCCTAAGGTGGACGCTGCAGCTCCTCGCCCTGGTTCTGATCTATTGTGGGGTCACCGCGCCCCAGGGCTCCTGTGCAGCTCTGATCCTCATCCTGGCCTCCAGGAGTCTACGCTACCCACTGAAGGCTTTCACTTCTCTGAGGTG gaaaatgaagaaatggtgGACCTCCAAGAAGCCAGTGGTGAAGTACCTTACTGACGATGAGTACCGGGAACAGGCCGATACCGAGACCAGCAGTGCCCTGGAGGAGCTGCGTGGGGCTTGCCGCAGGCCCGACTTCCCTGCGTGGCTGGTCGTCTCCAGACTGCAGGCTCCTAACAA ATTTGCAGACTTTGTTCTTGGAGGAAGCCACTTGTCACCCGAAGAAATCCGTCTGCATGAAGAGCAGTACGGTTTTGGGGGTGCCTTCTTGGAAGAACAGCTTTTTAACCTGAGGACTGCCTGA